GGTCGGCGAGGCCGGGCTACCGAGGCGCGGCGCGTCCGACGCGGTCGTGGTGGTCCGCGACGCCGACGGCAAGCTGCGCGACTTGAGCTGGGTTCCCGACGTTGACGCCGAGGTCACTCCGGTGGCCGCCAACACCGAGGACGGTCGCAGCGTGATCCGGCATTCAACCGCACACGTGTTGGCCCAAGCCGTCCAAGATCTCTTCCCGCAGGCCAAGCTGGGCATCGGGCCACCCATCACCGACGGCTTCTACTACGACTTCGACGTCGCCGAACCGTTCACCCCCGAGGACCTGGCGGCGCTGGAAAAGCGGATGCGCCAGATCGTCAAGGACGGGCAACTGTTCTCGCGACGGGTCTACCAATCCAAGGGCCAGGCCCGCGCCGAGCTGGCCAGCGAGCCCTACAAGCTGGAACTCGTCGACGACAAGTCCGGAGACGCCGAGATCATGGAGGTCGGCGGTGACGAGCTCACCGCATACGACAACCTCAACTCGCGCACCCGCGACTGCGTCTGGAGCGACCTGTGCCGCGGCCCGCACATCCCGACCACCAAGCACATCCCCGCGTTCAAGCTCACGCGCAGCTCGGCGGCCTACTGGCGCGGTAACCAGAACAACGCCAGCCTGCAACGCATCTACGGCACCGCGTGGGAGTCGCAGGAGGCCCTCGAGAACCACCTCGAGTTGATCGCCGAGGCGCAACGCCGTGACCACCGCAAGCTGGGTGTCGAGCTGGACCTGTTCAGCTTCCCCGACGAAATCGGTTCCGGCTTGGCGGTTTTTCATCCCAAGGGTGGCGTGGTGCGCAGGGAGATGGAGGAGTACTCCCGGCGCAAGCACATCGAGGCCGGCTACGAATTCGTCAACACCCCGCACATCACCAAGGCGCAGCTGTTCCACACCTCGGGCCACTTGGACTGGTACGCCGACGGCATGTTCCCGCCGATGCACCTCGACGCCGAACACAACGACGACGGTACGGTGCGCAAGCCGGGCCAGGACTACTACCTCAAGCCGATGAACTGCCCGATGCACACGCTGATCTTCTCCGCGCGGGGGCGGTCGTATCGGGAGCTTCCGTTGCGGCTCTTCGAGTTCGGCACGGTGTACCGCTACGAGAAGTCCGGTGTGGTGCATGGGCTGACCCGCGCCCGCGGGTTCACCATGGACGATGCGCACATCTTCTGCACCCGCGAGCAGCTGCACGGCGAACTGGCATCGCTGCTGACGTTCATCCTCGACCTGCTCGGCGACTATGGACTCGAGGACTTCTACCTGGAGCTGTCCACCAAGGACCCCGACAAGTTCGTCGGCTCCGAAGAGGTCTGGGACGAGGCCACTGCCGCACTGGCCGAGGTCGCCCGGGAGTCGGGCCTTGAGCTGGTTCCCGATCCCGGCGGCGCCGCCTTCTACGGCCCGAAGATCTCGGTGCAGGCGCGCGACGCGCTGGGCCGCAGCTGGCAGATGTCGACCATCCAGGTGGACTTCAACTTCCCGGAGCGCTTCGAGCTGGAGTACACCGCCCGCGATGGGGCTCGGCACCGGCCGGTGATGATCCACCGGGCGCTGTTCGGGTCAATCGAACGGTTCTTCGGCATCCTCACCGAGCACTACGCGGGGGCGTTCCCGGCATGGCTGGCGCCCGTTCAGGTGGTGGGCATCCCGGTCGCCGATGAGCACATCGCCTACCTGGAAGCGGTTGCCAGGCGACTGAAATCGCACGGGGTGCGGGTCGAGGTCGACGTCAGCGACGATCGGATGGCCAAGAAGATCGTCCATCACACCAACCAGAAGGTGCCGTTCATGTTGCTGGCCGGCGACCGCGACGTGGCCGCCGGCGCGGTGAGCTTCCGGTTCGGTGACCGCACGCAGATCAACGGAGTGCCCCGGGACGACGCGGTCGCGGCCATTGTGGGTTGGATCGCGGACCGCGCAAACCACGCTCCCACAGCTGAACTGGTGAAAGTGGCCAGCCGTGGGTGACGAGCAGCGCGCGGATCCCGCCGGCGGGGACGACACCATCTTCGATCGGGGTGTCGGCCAGCGTGACCAGCTGCAGCGATTGTGGACCCCGTACCGGATGAACTACCTGGCCGAGGCGCCGCTGAAACGCGACGACGCCAACTCGGCGCAGCCGTTCAGCGAGATTCCGCAACTGTCCGACGAAGAGGGGCTGGTGGTCGCTCGCGGCGAACTGGTCTACGCCGTGCTCAACCTGTACCCGTACAACCCCGGGCACCTGATGGTGGTGCCCTATCGGCGGGTATCGGAGCTGGAGGATCTCACCGACGCGGAAAGTGCGGAGCTGATGGCGTTCACCCAGAAGGCGATTCGCGTCATCAAGAACGTGTCGCGGCCGCACGGCTTCAACGTCGGTCTGAACCTGGGGACATCGGCGGGCGGGTCGCTGGCCGAGCACCTGCACGTGCATGTGGTGCCGCGATGGGGCGGCGACGCGAACTTCATCACCATCATCGGGGGCTCCAAGGTGATCCCACAGTTGCTGCGCGACACCCGCCGGCTGCTGGCCAGCGAATGGGCTCGCCAACAATGAGCTCCCACCAGTGGGCGCTACCCCCGCCCGTCGGCGGGGGAGAGCGCCACTCATGAGCAAGGTGCCGTTCCTATCCCGGGCGGCGTTCGCACGGGTCACCAACCCGCTCGCCAGGGCGCTGCTGGGGGTCGGCCTCACGCCGGACGCCGTGACCATCGTGGGTACCACCGCGTCGGTGGCGGGGGCGCTGACGCTGTTCCCGATGGGCAAGCTGTTCGCCGGCGCGTGCGTGGTCTGGTTCTTCGTCCTGTTCGACATGCTCGACGGGGCGATGGCCCGGCAACGAGGGGGCGGCACCCGCTTTGGCGCTGTCCTGGACGCCGCGTGTGATCGCATCAGCGACGGCGCGGTGTTCTGCGGGCTGCTGTGGTGGATAGCGTTTCACATGCGCGACGAGCTGCTGGTGGTCGCGACGTTGATCTGCCTGGTCACCTCGCAGGTGATTTCCTACATCAAGGCGCGGGCGGAGGCCAGCGGGTTGCGCGGTGGCGGCGGCATCATCGAACGGCCGGAACGGTTGATCATCGTGCTGACCGGAGCCGGCGTGTCGCAATTCCCGTTTGTCGCCTGGCCGCCGGCATTGCCGGTGGGGATGTGGCTGCTGGCGGTA
The nucleotide sequence above comes from Mycobacterium decipiens. Encoded proteins:
- the thrS gene encoding threonine--tRNA ligase; protein product: MSAPAHPSRADGGDPRHPAVPGVRSPQAPIRVPAGTTAAAAVGEAGLPRRGASDAVVVVRDADGKLRDLSWVPDVDAEVTPVAANTEDGRSVIRHSTAHVLAQAVQDLFPQAKLGIGPPITDGFYYDFDVAEPFTPEDLAALEKRMRQIVKDGQLFSRRVYQSKGQARAELASEPYKLELVDDKSGDAEIMEVGGDELTAYDNLNSRTRDCVWSDLCRGPHIPTTKHIPAFKLTRSSAAYWRGNQNNASLQRIYGTAWESQEALENHLELIAEAQRRDHRKLGVELDLFSFPDEIGSGLAVFHPKGGVVRREMEEYSRRKHIEAGYEFVNTPHITKAQLFHTSGHLDWYADGMFPPMHLDAEHNDDGTVRKPGQDYYLKPMNCPMHTLIFSARGRSYRELPLRLFEFGTVYRYEKSGVVHGLTRARGFTMDDAHIFCTREQLHGELASLLTFILDLLGDYGLEDFYLELSTKDPDKFVGSEEVWDEATAALAEVARESGLELVPDPGGAAFYGPKISVQARDALGRSWQMSTIQVDFNFPERFELEYTARDGARHRPVMIHRALFGSIERFFGILTEHYAGAFPAWLAPVQVVGIPVADEHIAYLEAVARRLKSHGVRVEVDVSDDRMAKKIVHHTNQKVPFMLLAGDRDVAAGAVSFRFGDRTQINGVPRDDAVAAIVGWIADRANHAPTAELVKVASRG
- a CDS encoding HIT family protein translates to MGDEQRADPAGGDDTIFDRGVGQRDQLQRLWTPYRMNYLAEAPLKRDDANSAQPFSEIPQLSDEEGLVVARGELVYAVLNLYPYNPGHLMVVPYRRVSELEDLTDAESAELMAFTQKAIRVIKNVSRPHGFNVGLNLGTSAGGSLAEHLHVHVVPRWGGDANFITIIGGSKVIPQLLRDTRRLLASEWARQQ
- the pgsA gene encoding phosphatidylinositol phosphate synthase, whose translation is MSKVPFLSRAAFARVTNPLARALLGVGLTPDAVTIVGTTASVAGALTLFPMGKLFAGACVVWFFVLFDMLDGAMARQRGGGTRFGAVLDAACDRISDGAVFCGLLWWIAFHMRDELLVVATLICLVTSQVISYIKARAEASGLRGGGGIIERPERLIIVLTGAGVSQFPFVAWPPALPVGMWLLAVASVITCGQRLYTVWASPGATDRIPLPGKSEP